From Dietzia sp. ANT_WB102, a single genomic window includes:
- a CDS encoding MFS transporter, protein MAAEGRLRSGMVITADRLYSRVVTRDDDAERDLPDAVRRELPRNGLRLVAANTLQSSGDQTVNASTVLPWLFQVLGVPAAFVGLLVPIRESGSMLPQAFLTPLIVRVRRRKWVFVAGAVVQAASVAVMSAIAAFGHGTAAGVGILAALVVFSLGRCLCSIASKDVQGRTIPSGQRGQIIGLATSAAGLVAITLGLAIRLLGGGDLGSPALALLLAAGAVLWVLSATTYARVVEPVGEGHDDSSDDGSDASSGSASSGGGAPSWFADMVRLFRNDATFRKFISVRGLLLVSSLSPPFIVSMSVASGTGALAGLGGFILASGVASLIGGRIFGRLADKSSRLLMAGAATAASVVAVALVIIVAIPGFDGGSALGATVFISAYFLLTLLHSGVRVGRKTYVVDVAEGDTRTAYVAVGNTTMGVILLVVGAISSALAVVGVSWALVFLAVLGVIGAASAVSMPEVSRGAAD, encoded by the coding sequence GTGGCAGCCGAGGGGCGGCTACGCTCCGGAATGGTGATCACCGCCGACCGCCTCTACTCCCGAGTCGTCACCCGTGACGACGACGCCGAACGCGACCTCCCCGATGCCGTCCGACGCGAACTCCCGCGTAACGGGCTGCGGTTGGTCGCCGCCAACACGCTGCAGTCCTCGGGCGATCAGACGGTCAACGCGTCCACCGTCCTGCCGTGGTTGTTCCAGGTGCTGGGCGTGCCGGCCGCGTTCGTCGGTCTGCTGGTGCCGATCCGCGAATCCGGCTCGATGCTGCCGCAGGCGTTCCTCACCCCGCTGATCGTGCGGGTGCGTCGCCGCAAGTGGGTCTTCGTGGCAGGCGCCGTGGTGCAGGCGGCCTCGGTCGCGGTGATGTCCGCGATCGCCGCGTTCGGACACGGGACGGCGGCGGGCGTCGGGATCCTCGCCGCTCTCGTGGTGTTCTCGCTGGGCCGGTGTCTGTGCTCGATCGCGTCAAAGGACGTGCAGGGCCGCACCATCCCGTCCGGGCAGCGCGGTCAGATCATCGGACTGGCCACGTCAGCGGCGGGGCTCGTCGCGATCACCCTCGGACTGGCGATCCGGCTGCTGGGCGGTGGGGACCTCGGCAGCCCGGCGTTGGCGCTGCTGCTGGCGGCAGGTGCAGTGCTGTGGGTGCTGTCGGCAACGACGTACGCCCGCGTGGTCGAACCGGTTGGGGAGGGGCATGACGACTCCTCCGACGACGGTTCCGACGCGTCATCCGGCAGCGCGTCATCCGGCGGCGGGGCGCCCTCATGGTTCGCGGACATGGTGCGCCTGTTCCGGAACGACGCCACGTTCCGCAAGTTCATCTCCGTCCGTGGCCTGCTGCTGGTGTCCTCGTTGAGCCCGCCGTTCATCGTGTCGATGTCGGTCGCCTCGGGCACGGGTGCCCTGGCCGGGTTGGGCGGGTTCATCCTCGCCTCGGGCGTGGCGTCACTGATCGGGGGGCGCATCTTCGGGCGGTTGGCGGACAAGTCCAGCCGACTACTCATGGCGGGGGCGGCCACGGCGGCGTCGGTGGTGGCGGTCGCGTTGGTAATCATCGTCGCGATCCCGGGCTTCGACGGCGGGTCAGCACTTGGGGCGACGGTCTTCATCAGTGCCTATTTCCTGCTCACGCTCCTGCACTCCGGCGTGCGCGTCGGCCGCAAAACCTATGTGGTGGACGTGGCCGAGGGCGACACCCGGACGGCATACGTGGCGGTGGGCAACACGACCATGGGGGTCATCCTCCTGGTGGTCGGCGCGATCAGCTCCGCGCTCGCGGTGGTGGGTGTGTCCTGGGCGCTGGTCTTCCTCGCGGTCCTCGGGGTGATCGGAGCGGCGTCGGCTGTATCGATGCCCGAGGTCTCCCGCGGCGCGGCCGACTGA
- a CDS encoding glutathione peroxidase produces MPDDQTTLADFRASLLDGSGKDLSDYAGQVVLVVNTASKCGFTPQYAGLQKLYEEFRDQGFIVLGFPSDQFAHQEPGTDEEIGAFCERNFGVEFPLFSKIEVNGPGAHPLYDWLKSEKSGVFGSRIKWNFTKFLVGRDGKVIDRFGPSRKPEDLREAVSAALRG; encoded by the coding sequence ATGCCCGACGACCAGACCACCCTCGCGGATTTCCGAGCGAGCCTGCTCGACGGGAGCGGGAAGGATTTGTCCGACTATGCCGGGCAGGTCGTCCTGGTGGTCAACACCGCGAGCAAGTGTGGGTTCACGCCGCAGTACGCGGGCCTGCAGAAACTGTACGAGGAGTTCCGGGACCAGGGGTTCATAGTGCTGGGCTTTCCGAGTGACCAGTTCGCGCACCAGGAGCCGGGCACTGACGAGGAGATCGGCGCGTTCTGCGAGCGCAACTTCGGTGTGGAGTTCCCGCTGTTCTCCAAAATCGAGGTCAATGGTCCAGGTGCACATCCGCTCTACGATTGGCTCAAGTCCGAGAAGTCCGGCGTGTTTGGCAGCCGGATCAAGTGGAACTTCACGAAATTTCTCGTGGGCCGCGACGGGAAGGTGATCGACAGGTTCGGGCCCAGCCGGAAGCCCGAGGACCTGCGGGAGGCGGTCAGCGCGGCATTGCGGGGGTGA
- a CDS encoding alpha/beta hydrolase family protein: MSLALRRFAASAAGALAVALTIGSANPALAQNIDASSVGEQAAGSAIDALGSVPVGSTADVMGSVGSADFAVGAGSLSPVGTPRSVDETITESKFVRIERTEGAYQYWLVESAAMKRQVLVEVVPSRVGTTAPALYMLDGVDSPEKPSGWSSMGKIADRMAGENVHVVTPTGAYASYFADWENVDPVLGHNKWETFLTEELPAIVSSQLEVTDKAAVGGISMGGQAAMHLAATYPELYDGVMSFSGYYSTMDQLGYQTIRLTVETRGGAIENMWGPHGSEAWRAHDTISHVGNLADARVYFSAGNGVVGEDDLAAYGGDLGGVAAGLVLERGVFEGTTAFEKALKSSGIDHRVDYSETGLHNWVNFMKNFDAGWDYIKPALQG; the protein is encoded by the coding sequence ATGTCCCTCGCACTTCGTCGGTTCGCGGCCTCCGCCGCAGGCGCGCTCGCTGTTGCCCTGACGATCGGGTCGGCCAACCCGGCACTGGCCCAGAACATCGATGCCTCCAGCGTGGGGGAGCAGGCTGCCGGCTCCGCCATCGACGCGCTCGGATCCGTGCCCGTCGGTTCGACCGCCGACGTCATGGGATCGGTCGGGTCCGCTGACTTCGCCGTCGGCGCCGGCTCGCTGTCGCCCGTCGGAACACCTCGCTCGGTCGACGAGACCATCACCGAGTCGAAGTTCGTCCGGATCGAGCGGACGGAGGGCGCGTACCAGTACTGGCTGGTCGAGTCTGCCGCGATGAAGCGTCAGGTCCTCGTCGAGGTAGTTCCGTCCCGTGTGGGAACCACGGCACCGGCTCTCTACATGCTCGACGGCGTTGACTCGCCGGAGAAACCGTCCGGGTGGAGTTCCATGGGCAAGATCGCCGACCGCATGGCTGGCGAGAACGTCCACGTGGTGACCCCCACCGGTGCCTACGCGTCATATTTCGCGGACTGGGAGAACGTGGACCCGGTCCTCGGCCACAACAAGTGGGAGACCTTCCTCACGGAAGAACTCCCGGCGATCGTCTCCTCGCAGCTTGAGGTCACTGATAAGGCGGCGGTGGGCGGAATCTCGATGGGCGGTCAGGCAGCCATGCACCTGGCGGCCACGTACCCGGAGCTTTATGACGGGGTCATGTCTTTCTCCGGCTATTACTCGACGATGGACCAGCTGGGCTACCAAACGATTCGGCTCACCGTGGAGACCCGCGGAGGGGCGATCGAGAACATGTGGGGCCCGCACGGCAGTGAGGCCTGGCGTGCACACGACACGATCTCGCACGTCGGCAACCTCGCCGACGCCCGGGTCTACTTCTCCGCGGGCAACGGGGTGGTCGGGGAAGACGACCTCGCCGCGTACGGTGGCGACCTCGGGGGCGTAGCGGCCGGGCTCGTGCTCGAGCGGGGTGTGTTCGAGGGGACCACGGCGTTCGAGAAGGCACTGAAGTCCAGTGGCATCGACCACCGGGTCGACTACTCCGAGACCGGACTGCACAACTGGGTCAACTTCATGAAGAACTTCGACGCCGGTTGGGACTACATCAAGCCGGCGCTCCAGGGCTGA
- a CDS encoding aminotransferase class I/II-fold pyridoxal phosphate-dependent enzyme: MTTYRQSRRLRDVRYDVRGPILTEATRLEAEGHEILRLNLGNMHPFGLTARPELVDAVAHGLDAGQAYSDSRGIPVAREAVADYYRRCGIDGVSSAGVFLGNGVSELITLVLQSMVDPGDEILVPAPDYPTWTGAVNLTGGVPVHYLADEAHAWTPSLEDIESRITPRTTALVMINPNNPTGAVYSEDTVRGMADIARRHGLILLSDEIYEKVIFGDARHHHAARAAGDDVLCLTFGGLSKAYRVCGYRAGWVVATGPLDRAADLLEGLTLLSNMRVCPGVPGQHAIPVALAEDSPWSHDVVDPDGRLERQLSLTTARLNAIPGVSCVPPRGGLYCFPRLDRAMFGITSDEEFALDLLRTEHVLVTHGTGFNWPEPDHFRIVCLPEAPVLDRALDAIARHLDRLRVAAA; encoded by the coding sequence ATGACGACCTACCGACAGTCCCGCCGACTCCGCGACGTCCGCTACGACGTCCGCGGCCCGATCCTCACCGAGGCGACGCGCCTCGAGGCCGAAGGGCACGAGATTCTGCGCCTCAACCTGGGCAATATGCACCCGTTCGGGCTGACCGCCCGGCCGGAGCTCGTGGACGCCGTGGCGCACGGGCTGGACGCGGGGCAGGCCTACTCGGACTCTCGCGGCATCCCCGTCGCCCGCGAGGCGGTAGCGGACTACTACCGGCGGTGCGGGATCGACGGGGTCTCGTCGGCGGGCGTGTTCCTGGGCAACGGCGTCAGTGAACTCATCACCCTGGTCCTGCAGTCCATGGTCGACCCCGGGGACGAGATCCTGGTCCCCGCGCCCGACTACCCCACCTGGACCGGCGCCGTGAACCTCACCGGGGGTGTGCCCGTCCACTACCTCGCCGACGAGGCACACGCCTGGACCCCGTCTCTTGAGGACATCGAATCCAGGATCACGCCGCGCACCACCGCGCTGGTCATGATCAACCCCAACAACCCGACAGGTGCGGTGTACAGCGAGGACACCGTCCGGGGGATGGCCGACATCGCCCGCCGCCACGGACTCATCCTGCTGTCCGACGAGATCTACGAAAAGGTGATTTTCGGCGACGCGCGCCACCACCACGCCGCGCGCGCGGCCGGGGACGACGTGCTGTGTCTGACCTTCGGCGGACTCTCCAAGGCCTACCGGGTGTGCGGCTACCGCGCCGGATGGGTGGTGGCGACCGGCCCACTCGACCGGGCCGCTGACCTCCTCGAGGGTCTCACCCTGCTGTCCAACATGCGGGTCTGCCCCGGCGTCCCCGGCCAGCACGCGATCCCCGTCGCACTGGCCGAGGACTCACCGTGGAGCCACGACGTGGTGGACCCGGACGGCCGACTCGAGCGGCAACTGTCGCTGACCACGGCACGACTCAACGCCATACCCGGGGTGAGTTGTGTGCCGCCGCGGGGCGGGCTGTACTGCTTCCCCCGCCTGGATCGTGCGATGTTCGGCATCACCAGCGACGAGGAGTTCGCCCTGGACCTCCTGCGCACCGAGCACGTCCTGGTCACCCACGGCACCGGATTCAACTGGCCCGAGCCCGACCACTTCCGCATCGTCTGCCTGCCCGAGGCCCCGGTGCTCGACCGCGCACTCGACGCGATCGCCCGGCATCTCGACCGGCTGCGCGTGGCCGCAGCCTGA
- a CDS encoding PLP-dependent aminotransferase family protein: MARTARPGSLVVGVVSGAVGLADAIIDRIAEGALADGDRLPSTRALAEQTGLSRGTVVRAFDELSAAGFVESVQGSGTRVCAGAGLAARAGARTRGQGAQDGQRGEAGRDGRAGAPSVPAPEPRRGRSPRDLRPGIPDVALVDERAWRSAVRHAAAEGLAGVNPWEEPSPSLRAALAEHLRRHRGIAVGDPVLFDSSRSAIAALCAAFVTVQRGRHGGGSVPFHMEDPGYRGAVLMAREQGLDVRFHPAEPGGLDAARLGSEPAIVFTTPAHQFPLGHRMSVDRRVELVKWAGQTGSLVIEDDYDGEFRYGVAPLPALATLPAAADHVAYVGTSSKSVAPDLRVAWCLPPGQLRREVERWLVVHRRGPSSLPADALAAFIGSGGMDRHLARAARVYSDRRGRLVAALGRECPGLQVTGVEAGLHLCVVLPGYDDDEVVRLLERAGWRTRSLSGQSARAEVSGLVLSYSRLSSRDAAEFAAELRRVLERLESG, encoded by the coding sequence ATGGCCCGCACCGCACGACCCGGATCCCTCGTGGTGGGGGTGGTGTCGGGCGCGGTCGGGTTGGCGGACGCGATCATCGACCGCATCGCGGAAGGGGCCCTGGCAGACGGCGACCGGTTACCCTCCACGCGCGCGCTAGCCGAGCAGACCGGGCTGTCCCGGGGAACCGTCGTCAGGGCCTTCGACGAGCTCTCCGCTGCCGGCTTCGTCGAGTCCGTGCAGGGGTCGGGTACCCGGGTGTGCGCCGGGGCGGGACTGGCGGCCCGGGCGGGAGCGCGGACGCGCGGACAGGGTGCACAGGACGGACAGCGCGGCGAGGCGGGTCGGGACGGTCGGGCCGGCGCCCCGTCCGTGCCGGCCCCAGAGCCTCGGAGGGGCCGGTCACCGCGCGATCTGCGTCCCGGTATCCCGGACGTCGCGCTGGTCGACGAGCGGGCGTGGCGCTCCGCGGTGCGCCACGCGGCCGCGGAGGGTCTCGCCGGGGTGAACCCGTGGGAGGAGCCGAGCCCGTCGTTGCGCGCCGCATTGGCGGAGCATTTGCGCCGGCACCGCGGGATCGCCGTAGGCGACCCGGTGCTGTTCGACAGTTCGCGGTCGGCGATCGCGGCCCTCTGCGCGGCCTTCGTGACCGTGCAGCGCGGGCGTCACGGCGGCGGCTCGGTTCCGTTCCACATGGAGGACCCCGGGTACCGCGGCGCAGTGCTCATGGCCCGCGAACAGGGGCTGGACGTCCGGTTTCACCCCGCTGAGCCCGGGGGCCTCGACGCCGCACGCCTGGGTTCGGAACCGGCGATCGTGTTCACCACGCCCGCGCACCAGTTCCCGCTGGGGCACCGCATGAGCGTGGACCGCCGGGTGGAACTGGTGAAGTGGGCGGGACAGACGGGCTCGTTGGTGATCGAGGACGACTACGACGGCGAGTTCCGCTATGGAGTCGCCCCCCTGCCGGCGCTGGCGACCCTGCCTGCGGCGGCCGATCACGTCGCCTACGTGGGCACGTCGTCCAAGTCGGTGGCCCCGGACCTGCGCGTGGCGTGGTGTCTTCCGCCGGGGCAGCTCCGCCGGGAGGTCGAGCGCTGGCTCGTGGTCCACCGCCGGGGCCCGTCGTCGCTTCCGGCGGACGCGCTGGCCGCGTTTATCGGCTCCGGCGGCATGGACCGACACCTGGCGCGGGCGGCGCGGGTGTACAGCGACCGCCGCGGTCGTCTGGTGGCGGCGCTCGGACGGGAGTGCCCGGGTCTGCAGGTCACGGGCGTCGAGGCGGGCCTGCACCTGTGCGTGGTGCTCCCGGGATACGACGACGACGAGGTGGTGCGCCTGCTCGAGCGGGCCGGGTGGCGGACTCGGTCGCTGAGCGGCCAGTCGGCGCGGGCAGAGGTGTCCGGCCTGGTGCTGAGCTATTCCCGGCTGTCGTCCCGCGATGCGGCGGAGTTCGCGGCGGAGCTCCGACGGGTGCTGGAGCGGCTCGAATCCGGGTAA
- a CDS encoding mycofactocin-coupled SDR family oxidoreductase, with the protein MGQDQTLAGKVAFITGAARGQGRSHAVELARRGARILALDICEDMGTVPYGLGTADDLQQTVAEVEAVGGEIIAVKGDVREPADVAAAVDACRGRFGVPDIVVANAGINCQRGEEPDPQQAFVDTIMVNLVGVWNTVHAIAPLMIERGEGGSIVLISSTNGLSGRGGDGSGAATGYTASKHGVVGLMRSFMIWLAPHGIRINTIHPAGVVTPMVAHEEMQRWFANNPHGHTMGNALPVGMLEPIDISRAVLYLVEESGRHITGVTLPVDAGFTAK; encoded by the coding sequence ATGGGTCAGGATCAGACACTCGCGGGCAAGGTCGCCTTCATCACCGGAGCGGCGAGGGGCCAGGGGCGTAGTCACGCGGTGGAACTCGCACGACGAGGTGCACGGATCCTCGCGCTGGACATCTGCGAGGACATGGGGACCGTCCCGTACGGGTTGGGTACCGCCGATGACCTGCAGCAGACGGTCGCCGAGGTCGAGGCGGTTGGTGGGGAGATCATCGCGGTCAAGGGGGACGTGCGCGAACCGGCGGATGTCGCCGCAGCGGTCGACGCGTGCCGTGGGCGCTTCGGAGTCCCGGACATCGTGGTGGCCAATGCGGGGATCAACTGCCAGCGAGGCGAGGAGCCGGACCCACAGCAGGCGTTCGTGGACACGATCATGGTGAACCTGGTGGGGGTGTGGAACACGGTCCACGCGATCGCGCCGCTGATGATCGAGCGCGGAGAGGGCGGGTCGATCGTCCTCATCTCGTCGACCAACGGGCTCAGCGGCCGGGGCGGCGACGGCTCGGGAGCGGCCACCGGGTACACCGCGAGCAAGCACGGGGTGGTGGGGCTCATGCGAAGCTTCATGATCTGGCTCGCGCCGCACGGTATCCGCATCAACACGATCCACCCAGCCGGCGTGGTCACCCCGATGGTGGCCCACGAGGAGATGCAGCGCTGGTTCGCGAACAACCCCCACGGCCACACCATGGGCAACGCCCTGCCCGTGGGGATGCTCGAGCCCATCGACATCTCGCGCGCCGTCCTCTATCTGGTGGAGGAGTCCGGCCGGCACATCACCGGCGTCACGCTGCCCGTGGACGCCGGGTTCACGGCCAAATAG
- a CDS encoding Crp/Fnr family transcriptional regulator, with the protein MTAIPERRRTPLRPTCSQPHACSIEVRLAVLQRTPFFADLDSAGIAEVNRRAISLSWGAGDAVYSEGERAGYLYVVAHGRAKAYRDTEDGKTIVVDLLAPGDFAGGVDTLGTPRYGETVEAIDTLCALRIGAEDFREILIRYPQVALRVVDYLTGLLDDARTTVTHQATRTVTERVAGTLLRIADKFGEARLGFGDSGSAGTLLELPLTRADLAGMTGSTAESVSRVMSRLRREGIIDSGRRWTAVLDRERLAAIAGHAEHPQLFGQPRLP; encoded by the coding sequence ATGACCGCGATACCCGAACGCCGCCGGACCCCGCTGCGACCGACCTGCTCCCAACCCCACGCGTGCTCGATCGAGGTGAGGTTGGCGGTTCTGCAACGGACCCCGTTCTTCGCCGACTTGGACTCCGCCGGGATTGCCGAGGTGAACCGACGGGCGATCTCACTGTCGTGGGGGGCCGGCGACGCGGTGTACAGCGAGGGCGAGCGGGCCGGATATCTCTACGTCGTGGCGCACGGCCGGGCCAAGGCGTATCGGGACACCGAGGACGGTAAGACCATTGTGGTGGACCTCCTCGCGCCCGGCGACTTCGCCGGTGGGGTCGACACGCTCGGCACGCCGCGGTACGGCGAGACGGTCGAGGCGATCGACACGCTGTGTGCGCTGAGGATCGGCGCGGAGGACTTCCGTGAGATCCTGATCCGCTACCCGCAGGTGGCCCTGCGGGTGGTCGACTACCTGACCGGGCTGCTCGACGACGCCCGGACCACGGTGACGCATCAGGCCACCCGCACCGTGACCGAGCGGGTGGCCGGAACCCTGTTGCGCATCGCCGACAAGTTCGGGGAGGCGCGTCTCGGGTTCGGCGACTCAGGCTCGGCCGGGACTCTGCTGGAGTTACCGCTGACACGCGCCGACCTCGCTGGGATGACGGGGTCCACAGCCGAGTCGGTGTCGCGGGTGATGAGCCGACTTCGCCGGGAGGGGATCATCGACTCCGGTCGCCGCTGGACCGCGGTGCTCGACCGGGAGCGGTTGGCCGCGATCGCGGGCCACGCCGAGCACCCGCAGCTC